Sequence from the Sagittula sp. P11 genome:
GCCACGTGCACCTGAAGGACCTGGGCCAGATGGTCGCGCGCGAGATCGAATCCGCCGGCGGCGTCGCCAAGGAATTCAACACCATCGCCGTGGACGACGGCATCGCCATGGGCCACGACGGGATGCTCTACTCCCTGCCCTCGCGCGAGATCATCGCCGACTCGGTGGAATACATGGTCAACGCCCATTGCGCCGACGCCATGGTCTGCATCTCCAACTGCGACAAGATCACCCCCGGCATGCTGATGGCCGCGATGCGCCTCAACATCCCGGTGATCTTCGTCTCCGGCGGCCCGATGGAGGCCGGCAAGGTCACCATCAACGACCTCGAAAAGGCCGTGGACCTCGTGGATGCCATGGTCGCCGCCGCCGACGACCAGTATTCCGACGCCGAGGTGGACGCCTTCGAACAGAACGCCTGCCCGACCTGCGGGTCCTGCTCGGGCATGTTCACCGCCAACTCGATGAACTGCCTGGCCGAGGCGCTCGGCCTCGCGCTGCCGGGCAACGGCTCGATGCTGGCCACCCACGCCGACCGCAAGGCGCTGTTCCTCGAAGCCGGACGCAAGATCGTCGACATCACCAAGCGCCACTACGAAGGCGAGGAGAAGGGCCTCCTCCCGCGCGAGATCGCGACCTTCGAAGCCTTCGAGAACGCCATGTCGCTCGACATCGCCATGGGCGGCTCGACCAACACCGTGCTGCACCTGCTGGCCATCGCGCACGAGGGCGACGTCGATTTCACCATGTCCGACATGGACCGCCTCAGCCGCAAGGTGCCCTGCCTGTCGAAGGTCGCCCCGGCCAAGGGCGACGTCCACATGGAGGACGTGCACCGCGCGGGCGGCATCATGGGCATCCTCGGCGAACTCAACCGCGGCGGGCTGATCCACGGCGACGTGAAGACCGTCCACTCCGGCACCATGGCAGAGGCCATCGCCAAGTGGGACATCATGACGGCCAACGACGAAGACGTGGACAGGTTCTTCCGCGCGGCCCCCGGCGGCGTGCGCACCACGCAGGCCTTCTCGACCGAGAACCGCTACAAGGAGCTTGACCGCGACCGCACGGGTGGCGTGATCCGCAACATGGAAAACGCCTTCTCGAAGGACGGC
This genomic interval carries:
- the ilvD gene encoding dihydroxy-acid dehydratase, which codes for MPYYRSRRTTHGRNMAGARGLWRATGMKDSDFGKPIIAVVNSFTQFVPGHVHLKDLGQMVAREIESAGGVAKEFNTIAVDDGIAMGHDGMLYSLPSREIIADSVEYMVNAHCADAMVCISNCDKITPGMLMAAMRLNIPVIFVSGGPMEAGKVTINDLEKAVDLVDAMVAAADDQYSDAEVDAFEQNACPTCGSCSGMFTANSMNCLAEALGLALPGNGSMLATHADRKALFLEAGRKIVDITKRHYEGEEKGLLPREIATFEAFENAMSLDIAMGGSTNTVLHLLAIAHEGDVDFTMSDMDRLSRKVPCLSKVAPAKGDVHMEDVHRAGGIMGILGELNRGGLIHGDVKTVHSGTMAEAIAKWDIMTANDEDVDRFFRAAPGGVRTTQAFSTENRYKELDRDRTGGVIRNMENAFSKDGGLAVLFGNIALDGCIVKTAGVDDSILKFSGPAKVFESQDDAVKGILTGKVTEGEVVVIRYEGPRGGPGMQEMLYPTSYLKSKGLGAKCALLTDGRFSGGTSGLSIGHVSPEAEEGGTIGLVETGDLIEIDIPNRTINLAVDDATLEARRTAKGPLPWGPAEPRPRAVTKALKAYAMLASSAAKGAVRIIP